The window TTCAACGTGCGAGAGGTCGAAGGGGTCGAAGCGGAGTTCGAGGGTGCGCCCAGCCCATTGCGGTTCGACTTGGTAGCGATTGCCCTGCAGGGCAATGGTGGCGTCACGATAGACTTTGCGTTTCTCGCGCCACAGAAACGCCCGCCGCAAGGTTTCGGGGTCGACCGTGCGCACCTGGGCCAGGCCAGCGGTGTAACGCGCGAGCGGCGTTTGTTTTGTTTCAGTGTGTTCGTGTTGGTGATAGAGGCATTCCAACCAGGCCCACAGCGACTCATTGAGGTCGGTGAGGGTCGTCAACTGCGAGGTTTCGACTTCAGGCAAGAATTGAGCGCGCACCGTCTCGAAAAACCTTTCCTGCTTGCCCTTGCCTTCCGGTGAGTAAGGTGCGGCGTGAATCCGTCGGATAGCCAGCGTGGCGCAAGCCGCGGCGAACTGGGTGGCCGAGTAGACCTGGCCATTGTCCACGTACAGCGCTTGGGGCACGCCGCGCCGCAGGATACTGACTTTCAAGACCCGCTCCAGGCGCGGCAAGGCTTCATCGAAGAAGAACTCGGCATAGGGCACGAGCCGTGAGTGATCGTCAAGGAAGCAGAACAGGTAGGTGCGCCGTTTCTTCCCGGGCGGGGCCGGGTCGGGCAACCACGGCCCGACTAGCAGGTCGCCTTGCCAGAGGGCGTTGACGTGCTCACGCTCGAACCGGCGATAGGTCTTGGCCTGTTGCGCCAACAGGCGGCGGGTCTTGCCTCGGCGGCGCAAGTTCGTGGTCAAGGTGTGGACATTGAGTGGCTTCGCCAGCCGTAGGCTGGGGTCGCGACTGAGAATGTCCACCAGGGTCTGCGTGGTGCGCGCCGGTTGGTCTTCGCGCAAAGCGATAGCCTTCTCCAGCACTTCTGCTGGAAAGGCGCGCGGCTGACCGGCGTCCTCTCGAGACGTAGGGCGCAACGCCTCAAAGCCATGTGTGCGGTACACCTTGAGATAACGGCGTAGGGTGGTGACGCTCACCCGAGTGCGCGTGGAACCAGGGATGCGATACGTCTTGGCGGCAATCGTCCGCAAGGCTGGCTCTTGTTGGCCGGCGTCGGGCGGGTCGTGAATGAGAGGCGCAATGAGGCCATACCGAAAGAGCGCAATTTCGGTGAGCAGGTCGTGACGATCAGACAAGGGGGAGGATTGTGTCGGCATGGGGCATCTCCAAGTGGTCAAAAGGATATGCCCGCCACTTTACGCCGACTTTGAGGTCTGGGGGAGCGCGCAAAGTGTGTAGGTCAGATCAATCGCGCCAGCCCCCGCGCCTGGCCCCAGTGCCAGAGAAAGCGCAACCGCTCATTGAAGCCGTAGGCAGCCAATTCCGGCCAGCAGGTTTTGGCCCAGGCCAACAAATGCAAGCTGGCGGCTAACAATCCCTGCGGCGGGGCCAGCGCTTCGGCACCAAGGCCCAGCGCATCCAAGAGCGGCAACGCCGGAGCCTGTTGAGCCAACGTCTGCTCAATCTGGCCCAACCAGGCCGCGGCCTGCGTGGCTAACGACTGACACCAGCGTTTCATCGTCCGCAGCGACGGCGCGCCTTGCGGGGCGCAACGCTCCGCCACCTGCCGCCATGAAATGGCATCTTCATAATGTGCGATAACGACGGCTTGAATCACTTCTAGTAAGTAATGCCGGAAACCCAGCAGGAAACTGGGCAACAGCGACAGTGTGCGCTGACAGGCGGTGCAATACCAGCGTTTGATGCGGAGGGGGTAAACCTGCTGCGCGTCCAGCGGTTTGCGGGGATAACACCCATGGCCGACGAAGGAGTGAGCGGCCTGACAGTGGGGGCAGGTCGTGGGACGCGGAAAGACCAACTGCTCAAACTGCGCCCGGTAAGTTTGAACAGTACAGTTGAACTCAGTTACAATGACCATGTAGGGCTGCTCCCCTCCAGGTGTGCGGCCAAGCATCTAACCTGGAGGGGAGCGTTTTTTCTCCGGTGACCTGAAATAGTGACACTGACCTCAGTGCGCGCAGATGATACCCGACGTACCCAGAAACAAAAAGGCCACCCAAAATGGATGGCCTGGCAACATCACCAACGAGACACCGCCAATTTATTCAGCCGTAT is drawn from Chloroflexota bacterium and contains these coding sequences:
- a CDS encoding DDE-type integrase/transposase/recombinase; amino-acid sequence: MPTQSSPLSDRHDLLTEIALFRYGLIAPLIHDPPDAGQQEPALRTIAAKTYRIPGSTRTRVSVTTLRRYLKVYRTHGFEALRPTSREDAGQPRAFPAEVLEKAIALREDQPARTTQTLVDILSRDPSLRLAKPLNVHTLTTNLRRRGKTRRLLAQQAKTYRRFEREHVNALWQGDLLVGPWLPDPAPPGKKRRTYLFCFLDDHSRLVPYAEFFFDEALPRLERVLKVSILRRGVPQALYVDNGQVYSATQFAAACATLAIRRIHAAPYSPEGKGKQERFFETVRAQFLPEVETSQLTTLTDLNESLWAWLECLYHQHEHTETKQTPLARYTAGLAQVRTVDPETLRRAFLWREKRKVYRDATIALQGNRYQVEPQWAGRTLELRFDPFDLSHVELYLEGQLLGLASVLTQGRQRHLAVERLATEPPPPPKPQTALDFLAALRAEYAQQQQQTLGRLSFAELLSPDDSTTLEA